The following coding sequences are from one Chitinimonas sp. BJYL2 window:
- a CDS encoding CopD family protein, which yields MFMLWVKALHIIFVISWMAGLLYLPRLFVNHAMVDDVATKQQLALMESKLLRFTTILAKLAVIFGVWYGFLLGWEFVGGGWMHAKLTLVLGLGAFHIYCAKLVRDFAAGRNTRSHVWFRWFNEIPTVLMIAIVILVVVKPF from the coding sequence ATTTTTATGCTCTGGGTCAAAGCCCTGCACATCATTTTCGTCATCAGCTGGATGGCGGGTCTTTTGTACCTGCCACGCCTGTTCGTGAACCATGCCATGGTCGATGACGTGGCCACCAAACAGCAACTGGCGCTGATGGAATCCAAGTTACTACGCTTTACCACCATTCTGGCCAAGCTCGCCGTGATCTTCGGTGTCTGGTACGGTTTCCTGCTGGGCTGGGAGTTCGTTGGCGGCGGCTGGATGCATGCCAAGCTCACGCTGGTCCTCGGTCTGGGCGCCTTCCATATCTATTGCGCCAAACTGGTGCGCGATTTTGCCGCCGGCCGCAATACGCGTAGCCATGTGTGGTTCCGCTGGTTCAACGAGATCCCGACCGTGCTGATGATAGCCATCGTCATCCTCGTCGTCGTGAAGCCGTTCTGA
- the pal gene encoding peptidoglycan-associated lipoprotein Pal, with the protein MMKKSLASLALLGLLAACASTPKEAPVESKPVETAQAPVVAPVKPAEPAKLDPLKDPNNVLSKRGIYFDYDKYDIRADQQALVEAHGRFLAANPNRSVRVEGNADDRGSREYNLALGQKRAEAVRKAVAVVGAKESQVEATSNGEEKPRATGADEASWAENRRADVIYDGE; encoded by the coding sequence ATGATGAAGAAAAGCCTTGCCAGCCTGGCCCTGCTGGGTCTGCTCGCCGCTTGTGCCAGCACCCCCAAGGAAGCCCCGGTTGAGTCCAAGCCGGTTGAAACTGCACAGGCACCTGTGGTTGCCCCGGTGAAGCCTGCCGAACCTGCCAAGCTGGACCCGCTCAAGGACCCGAACAACGTACTGTCCAAGCGCGGCATCTACTTCGACTACGACAAGTACGACATCCGTGCTGACCAGCAAGCGCTGGTAGAGGCCCATGGCCGCTTCCTGGCCGCCAACCCGAACCGCTCGGTTCGCGTTGAAGGCAATGCCGATGATCGCGGCAGCCGCGAATACAACCTGGCCCTGGGTCAGAAGCGTGCTGAAGCCGTCCGCAAGGCCGTCGCCGTGGTTGGCGCCAAGGAATCGCAAGTCGAAGCCACCAGCAACGGCGAAGAAAAGCCGCGTGCTACCGGTGCCGATGAAGCCAGCTGGGCTGAAAACCGTCGTGCCGATGTGATTTACGACGGCGAGTAA
- a CDS encoding M48 family metallopeptidase has translation MTASFTRRLLLAAMATWLTACTQVSTTEGGAIGVERKQRMFALLSNEQVNQMAAQSYAGSLDQARKQGRLNTDAAITKRVRAVSQKLIPQVVAFRKDALGWPWEVNVERNDELNAYCAPGGKIMFFTGIVERLKLSDDEIAAIMGHEMAHALREHGRERMSEVYAKQIGLQLFSAVTGGEYDQYLSLADQVATVAYSLPHSRKHESEADAIGLELAARAGYDPRAAITLWQKMAAVGGGQPPQFLSTHPSNDTRIREMQALMPRVVPLYEVARNKG, from the coding sequence ATGACCGCTTCCTTCACCCGTCGTTTGCTTTTGGCCGCCATGGCGACATGGCTGACGGCCTGTACCCAGGTTTCCACCACCGAAGGTGGCGCTATCGGCGTGGAGCGCAAGCAACGCATGTTTGCCCTGCTCTCCAACGAACAGGTGAACCAGATGGCGGCGCAGTCTTATGCCGGCTCGCTGGATCAGGCGCGCAAGCAAGGACGCCTGAATACGGATGCGGCCATTACCAAGCGCGTCCGGGCTGTGTCGCAAAAGCTGATCCCGCAAGTCGTGGCGTTCCGCAAGGACGCGCTGGGCTGGCCTTGGGAAGTCAACGTCGAGCGCAATGATGAACTCAACGCCTACTGTGCGCCCGGCGGCAAGATCATGTTCTTTACCGGCATTGTCGAACGGCTCAAACTCAGCGACGATGAAATCGCCGCCATCATGGGCCACGAAATGGCCCACGCCCTGCGCGAGCATGGCCGCGAGCGCATGAGCGAGGTTTACGCCAAGCAGATCGGCCTGCAACTGTTCTCGGCGGTGACCGGTGGCGAATACGATCAATACCTGAGTCTGGCTGACCAGGTGGCCACGGTGGCCTACAGCCTGCCGCACAGCCGCAAGCATGAATCCGAAGCCGATGCCATTGGCCTTGAGCTGGCTGCCCGTGCCGGCTATGACCCCCGTGCCGCCATCACCCTGTGGCAAAAAATGGCCGCCGTGGGCGGTGGCCAGCCCCCCCAGTTTCTGTCTACTCATCCCTCCAACGACACGCGTATCCGCGAGATGCAAGCGCTGATGCCCCGCGTTGTCCCGCTCTATGAAGTCGCCCGCAACAAGGGCTAG
- the tolR gene encoding protein TolR yields the protein MARRQRRAKADINVVPYIDVMLVLLVIFMVAAPMLQPGVVNLPSVAKADRALNEKPLRVMVDRDELMQLDDAGIKTKINDTESLIATIKSRMAAQNRPVLISGDKEVRYEAIVKVMDALKKGGVERVGLEVMPKS from the coding sequence ATGGCCCGCCGACAACGCCGCGCCAAGGCCGATATCAATGTCGTGCCCTATATCGATGTGATGCTGGTACTGCTGGTGATCTTCATGGTTGCCGCTCCCATGCTGCAACCGGGTGTCGTCAATCTGCCCTCGGTGGCCAAGGCGGATCGCGCGCTCAATGAAAAGCCGTTGCGGGTGATGGTGGATCGCGACGAGCTGATGCAGCTGGACGATGCCGGCATCAAGACGAAGATCAACGACACCGAATCCCTGATTGCCACCATCAAGTCGCGCATGGCGGCGCAGAATCGCCCGGTGCTGATCAGCGGTGACAAGGAAGTCCGCTACGAGGCCATCGTCAAGGTGATGGATGCGCTCAAGAAAGGTGGCGTCGAGCGCGTGGGTCTTGAGGTCATGCCCAAGTCATGA
- the thiE gene encoding thiamine phosphate synthase, translating to MTLPEGLYAITPDWADSPRLVAAVSAALQGGARIVQYRNKLADAALRHEQASALLALCHAAQVPLIINDHLDLALAINADGLHLGGDDGDLAAARAALGPHKLLGASCYNRIELAQAALAAGADHVGFGAAFVSGTKPQAVRAEADLYRRACATLDAPVVAIGGITVANGARLIDCGVKRLAVIGGLFDAEDVATQAARFTALF from the coding sequence ATGACGCTGCCCGAGGGCCTGTACGCGATCACGCCGGACTGGGCAGACAGCCCGCGCTTGGTCGCCGCCGTCAGCGCTGCGCTGCAAGGTGGCGCACGCATTGTCCAGTATCGCAACAAGCTCGCGGACGCCGCGCTGCGCCATGAGCAGGCCAGCGCGCTGCTGGCGCTGTGCCACGCAGCGCAGGTGCCGCTGATCATCAACGATCACCTCGATCTGGCACTGGCCATCAATGCCGACGGCCTGCATCTGGGGGGGGATGACGGCGATCTGGCCGCCGCCCGCGCAGCGCTCGGGCCACACAAGCTGCTGGGGGCCTCGTGCTACAACCGTATCGAACTTGCGCAGGCGGCGCTCGCCGCCGGGGCTGACCATGTGGGTTTTGGCGCGGCGTTTGTCTCGGGCACCAAGCCACAGGCCGTGCGTGCCGAGGCCGATCTGTATCGCCGGGCCTGTGCCACGCTGGACGCGCCCGTGGTGGCGATCGGTGGTATCACCGTCGCCAATGGCGCCCGCTTGATTGATTGCGGGGTAAAACGGCTTGCCGTGATCGGCGGCCTGTTCGATGCAGAAGACGTGGCCACACAGGCCGCGCGGTTTACCGCCCTGTTCTGA
- a CDS encoding rubredoxin, with product MKKYMCLICGFIYDEAEGRPDDGIAPGTRWEDVPMNWTCPDCGARKDDFEMVAI from the coding sequence ATGAAAAAATACATGTGCCTGATTTGCGGTTTTATCTACGACGAGGCGGAAGGCCGCCCCGATGATGGTATTGCGCCCGGTACCCGCTGGGAGGATGTGCCGATGAACTGGACCTGTCCGGATTGCGGCGCCCGCAAGGACGATTTCGAGATGGTTGCCATCTAA
- the hemL gene encoding glutamate-1-semialdehyde 2,1-aminomutase — MSKNDQLFERAQRHIPGGVNSPVRAFGAVGGTPRFFKKGSGAYVWDADDKRYIDYVGSWGPLILGHTHPAVVEAVQKAAAEGMSFGAPTEREIDLADLLCEMLPSMEKVRLVSSGTEATMSAIRLARGFTGRDKLIKFEGCYHGHSDSLLVKAGSGLLTFGNPSSAGVPASVAEHTIVLTYNDVAQLEQVFAEKGDDIAAIIVEPFCGNMNLVRPSAEFVAAMRALTQKHGALLIYDEVMTGFRVGLGCAQGLHDVTPDLTTLGKVVGGGMPLAAFGGRADVMAKIAPLGPVYQAGTLSGNPVAVAAGLKTLELISVPGFFDSLTAKTKALADGLQAAGRAAGQTFSADAVGGMFGVYFTPQPPKTYGEVMSTDKPRFNAFFHGLLDEGVYIAPALYEAGFVSAAHSDADIADTIAAAARVFARLDR; from the coding sequence ATGAGCAAGAACGATCAGCTGTTTGAACGCGCCCAGCGCCATATTCCCGGTGGCGTGAACTCGCCGGTGCGCGCCTTTGGTGCCGTGGGTGGCACGCCGCGCTTTTTCAAGAAGGGCAGCGGCGCCTATGTGTGGGATGCCGACGACAAGCGCTATATCGACTACGTGGGCTCCTGGGGCCCGCTGATCTTGGGTCACACCCACCCGGCCGTGGTCGAGGCGGTGCAGAAGGCGGCGGCCGAGGGGATGAGCTTTGGTGCGCCGACCGAGCGCGAGATCGATCTGGCCGATTTGCTGTGCGAAATGCTGCCCTCGATGGAAAAAGTGCGCTTGGTCTCCAGCGGCACCGAGGCGACGATGAGCGCGATTCGCCTGGCGCGCGGCTTTACCGGCCGCGACAAGCTGATCAAGTTTGAAGGCTGCTACCACGGCCACTCCGACAGCCTGCTGGTCAAGGCCGGCTCGGGCCTGCTGACCTTCGGTAACCCGTCCAGCGCCGGCGTGCCAGCCAGTGTGGCCGAGCATACGATCGTGCTGACCTACAACGATGTCGCCCAGCTCGAACAGGTGTTTGCAGAGAAGGGCGACGACATCGCCGCGATCATCGTGGAACCCTTCTGCGGCAATATGAATCTGGTCCGCCCCAGTGCCGAGTTTGTCGCCGCCATGCGCGCGCTGACGCAAAAGCACGGCGCACTGCTGATCTACGACGAAGTGATGACCGGTTTCCGCGTCGGGCTCGGCTGCGCACAAGGCCTGCATGATGTGACGCCGGACCTGACAACGCTGGGCAAGGTGGTTGGCGGCGGCATGCCGCTGGCCGCGTTCGGCGGCCGTGCCGATGTGATGGCCAAGATCGCCCCGCTGGGCCCGGTGTACCAGGCCGGCACGCTCAGCGGTAACCCGGTGGCCGTGGCAGCAGGTTTGAAGACGCTGGAACTGATCAGCGTGCCGGGCTTCTTTGACAGCCTTACCGCCAAGACCAAAGCACTCGCCGATGGCCTGCAAGCCGCCGGTCGCGCGGCCGGCCAGACCTTCTCGGCCGATGCGGTGGGCGGTATGTTCGGTGTGTATTTCACGCCGCAGCCACCCAAGACTTACGGCGAAGTCATGAGCACCGACAAGCCGCGCTTCAATGCGTTTTTCCACGGCCTGCTCGACGAGGGCGTCTACATAGCGCCCGCGCTGTACGAGGCTGGTTTTGTCTCGGCCGCGCACAGCGATGCCGATATCGCCGACACCATTGCTGCCGCAGCACGGGTTTTTGCCCGGCTAGATCGCTAA
- a CDS encoding YbgF trimerization domain-containing protein, with product MKSNRLLRLALVAALILPAQAGLFDDDEARKQISELRAQSEARLSAIEQRVSELDTRNAQKLLEVVGQISELSQQIAQLRGELEVIGFNLQGLQKRQQDLYVDLDGRLRAMEEGRGQTGTPNAEAQKAQVEADAAAAYEAAYNLYRDGKLKPAVEALGQVAGKYPATAAAPSALFWLGMAQAQAGNGTAAQQSWRKLVDGYAEHPKSPDALRAIASVQLEKGDKKGAIKTLKELVAAYPGTDAASEAQKQLKKL from the coding sequence ATGAAGTCGAACCGCCTGCTCCGTCTGGCCCTGGTGGCCGCCCTGATCCTGCCTGCCCAAGCGGGCCTGTTTGACGACGATGAAGCCCGCAAGCAGATCAGCGAGCTGCGCGCCCAATCCGAAGCCCGTCTCAGCGCGATCGAACAGCGCGTCAGCGAACTCGATACCCGCAATGCGCAGAAGCTGCTCGAAGTGGTGGGACAGATCAGCGAGCTATCGCAGCAGATCGCCCAGCTACGCGGTGAGCTGGAAGTGATCGGTTTCAATCTGCAGGGCCTGCAGAAGCGTCAGCAAGATCTGTATGTCGATCTCGATGGTCGCCTGCGCGCCATGGAGGAAGGCCGCGGCCAGACCGGCACGCCGAACGCCGAGGCCCAGAAAGCCCAGGTCGAGGCCGATGCGGCTGCCGCGTACGAGGCCGCCTACAACCTGTACCGCGACGGCAAGCTCAAGCCGGCCGTGGAAGCGCTGGGCCAGGTCGCTGGCAAGTATCCGGCCACGGCCGCGGCACCGAGCGCCCTGTTCTGGCTGGGCATGGCGCAGGCCCAGGCCGGCAATGGCACCGCCGCGCAGCAGAGCTGGCGCAAGCTGGTGGATGGCTACGCCGAGCACCCCAAGTCACCCGATGCCTTGCGCGCCATTGCCAGCGTGCAGCTGGAAAAGGGCGACAAGAAAGGGGCGATCAAGACGCTCAAGGAACTGGTTGCGGCTTACCCCGGCACCGATGCGGCCAGCGAAGCGCAGAAGCAGTTGAAGAAGCTGTGA
- the tolB gene encoding Tol-Pal system beta propeller repeat protein TolB, with protein MTLSKRSFLRLVSLLLASVAFSAQADITIEVTGTGARQLPVAIAGLTGEVVLKQSISDVIRADLASTGRFRLVEAGSVPVAETPAKPELGNWKTRGADALATGSVTPNADGSVQVRLRLFDTLSQKQLAGFELRAQAADTRRAAHQLADQIYEALTGERGVFSTRIAYVLKQGKRYQLQIADADGHNAQTVVDSNEPILSPAWSQDGRKLAYVSFERKKPIVYTQDLYAGTRRAVAAFKGSNSAPAFSPDGRTLAVTLTLDGISQIYAVDTGGGAPRRLSRSFSIDTEASYSPDGSQIAFTSDRGGSPQIYLMPASGGEAQRLTFEGSYNVSPTFSPDGRSMTFIRRENGRFVVATMDLATRQTLTLTNGGADESPSYAPNGKLILYASQAGGRGVLATVSADGQFSQRLSASGDTREPAWGPYATPLAVSRLP; from the coding sequence ATGACCTTATCTAAACGCTCATTCCTGCGCCTTGTCAGCCTGCTGCTGGCCAGTGTCGCGTTCAGTGCCCAAGCGGATATCACCATCGAAGTCACCGGTACCGGTGCGCGTCAGTTGCCGGTAGCGATTGCCGGCTTGACTGGCGAGGTGGTGCTCAAGCAATCCATCAGTGATGTGATCCGCGCCGATCTGGCCAGTACCGGGCGATTCCGTCTGGTGGAAGCCGGCAGCGTGCCGGTGGCCGAAACGCCGGCCAAGCCCGAGCTAGGCAACTGGAAAACCCGCGGGGCCGATGCGCTCGCGACCGGTTCGGTCACTCCCAATGCCGATGGCTCGGTCCAGGTGCGCCTGCGCCTGTTCGATACCCTGAGCCAGAAGCAGCTCGCCGGCTTTGAATTGCGCGCCCAGGCTGCGGACACCCGCCGTGCCGCGCATCAGCTGGCTGACCAGATCTACGAAGCGCTGACTGGTGAGCGCGGCGTATTTTCGACGCGCATTGCCTATGTGCTCAAGCAGGGCAAGCGCTACCAGCTGCAGATTGCCGATGCCGATGGTCACAATGCGCAAACCGTGGTTGATTCGAACGAACCCATCCTGTCCCCCGCTTGGTCGCAGGATGGCCGCAAGCTCGCCTATGTGAGTTTCGAGCGCAAGAAACCCATCGTCTACACGCAGGATCTGTATGCCGGTACACGCCGCGCGGTTGCGGCGTTCAAGGGCAGCAACAGCGCGCCGGCATTCTCGCCGGATGGCCGCACCCTGGCCGTCACGCTGACACTGGACGGCATTTCGCAGATCTACGCCGTGGATACCGGAGGTGGTGCACCGCGCCGTCTGAGCCGCAGTTTCTCGATTGATACCGAGGCCAGTTACTCGCCCGATGGCAGCCAGATCGCGTTTACATCGGATCGTGGTGGCAGCCCGCAAATCTATCTGATGCCGGCCTCGGGTGGAGAAGCCCAACGCTTGACCTTCGAAGGCAGCTATAATGTGTCGCCGACTTTTTCGCCCGATGGCCGTTCGATGACGTTCATCCGGCGTGAAAATGGTCGATTTGTGGTTGCTACCATGGATCTGGCTACCCGCCAGACCCTGACGCTGACTAACGGCGGCGCGGATGAATCGCCCAGCTATGCCCCCAACGGCAAGCTGATTCTCTACGCCAGCCAGGCTGGTGGTCGCGGCGTACTGGCTACCGTTTCTGCGGACGGCCAGTTCAGCCAGCGACTCTCCGCCAGCGGTGATACCCGCGAGCCAGCCTGGGGGCCGTACGCGACCCCGCTTGCCGTCAGCCGGCTGCCGTAA
- a CDS encoding hydroxymethylpyrimidine/phosphomethylpyrimidine kinase: MTATPPIVLVFAGNDPSGGAGLSADLLTLASLGCHPLPVITAITVQDTAGMEEFVATEADLVSDQARFVLEDMQIAAIKVGVIGSIENLTVIAEIAADYPHIPLILDPVFATGEGDEFAGDDLVSAMRELLLPHTTLLTPNSLEARRLASDDQDEQDGLSVDEAALRIRQFGPEYVLVTGTHEQTPNVSNVLFGQSGRVRVDSWDRLPGSYHGSGCTLASAAAAFIANGLEISQAVRKAQEYTWDTLKQGFRPGMGQWIPNRLYWAQQDAPDAGIDSED, translated from the coding sequence ATGACCGCCACTCCCCCCATTGTTCTGGTGTTCGCCGGCAACGACCCCTCCGGCGGCGCCGGTCTGTCTGCCGACCTGCTGACACTGGCCTCGCTGGGCTGCCACCCGCTGCCGGTCATTACCGCCATCACCGTACAGGACACGGCCGGCATGGAAGAGTTTGTCGCCACCGAGGCGGATCTGGTGTCGGATCAGGCGCGCTTCGTACTGGAAGACATGCAGATCGCCGCCATCAAGGTCGGGGTGATCGGCAGCATCGAGAACCTGACCGTGATTGCCGAGATCGCGGCAGACTATCCGCACATCCCGCTGATACTGGACCCGGTGTTTGCCACCGGCGAGGGTGATGAATTTGCCGGCGACGACCTGGTCAGCGCCATGCGCGAGTTGCTGTTGCCGCATACCACCCTGCTCACACCCAACAGCCTGGAAGCCCGCCGGCTGGCATCGGATGACCAGGACGAGCAGGATGGCCTCAGCGTGGATGAGGCCGCACTGCGCATCCGCCAGTTCGGCCCCGAATACGTGCTGGTGACCGGCACGCACGAGCAGACGCCCAATGTCAGCAATGTGCTGTTCGGTCAGTCGGGCCGCGTCCGTGTGGATTCGTGGGATCGCCTGCCGGGCAGCTACCACGGCTCGGGCTGCACACTGGCCTCCGCGGCTGCGGCCTTTATCGCCAATGGTCTGGAAATCAGCCAGGCGGTGCGCAAGGCGCAGGAATACACCTGGGATACCCTCAAGCAGGGCTTCCGCCCCGGCATGGGCCAGTGGATACCCAACCGGCTTTACTGGGCGCAGCAGGACGCGCCCGATGCCGGTATCGACAGCGAAGACTGA
- a CDS encoding energy transducer TonB yields the protein MSAAAQRISTAVQRGEHPGLSFGLAVAVHALIGLMLYVGVQWRTEPVTPMSVELWSEAPPPPPAAEPQVETPPAPQPPEPEVEPEPAPEPAPVKPDIEIEKPKPVKKPEPKPEPKKPEPKKPEPKPEPKKPEAKPNKVLAELANKFERPPVDASVSLAALAARQQAAEASARAGAMDAYYGKVRNLIRRNMSYPDDGRGNPEAEFEVTLLPDMTVMGAELKKSSGVVAFDDAVKRAILRAGQYPALTAGADFGKLRKHTLKYRLRDE from the coding sequence ATGAGCGCAGCAGCACAAAGGATCAGCACGGCCGTCCAGCGCGGTGAGCACCCGGGGCTATCGTTTGGTCTTGCGGTGGCCGTGCATGCGCTGATCGGGCTGATGCTGTACGTGGGCGTGCAATGGCGCACCGAGCCGGTGACGCCGATGTCAGTCGAGCTGTGGTCGGAAGCGCCGCCGCCTCCGCCTGCGGCTGAACCGCAGGTCGAGACGCCGCCGGCACCTCAGCCGCCCGAGCCCGAAGTCGAGCCCGAGCCAGCGCCTGAACCGGCGCCGGTCAAACCCGATATCGAGATCGAAAAGCCCAAGCCCGTCAAAAAGCCTGAGCCCAAACCCGAACCGAAGAAACCCGAACCGAAAAAGCCGGAACCCAAGCCGGAGCCCAAAAAGCCCGAGGCCAAACCCAACAAGGTGCTGGCTGAGCTGGCCAACAAGTTCGAGCGCCCGCCGGTGGATGCGAGCGTGTCACTGGCTGCCCTGGCGGCGCGCCAGCAGGCGGCTGAGGCCTCGGCGCGTGCCGGGGCGATGGATGCTTACTACGGCAAGGTACGCAACCTGATCCGCCGCAACATGAGCTACCCGGACGATGGCCGCGGTAACCCGGAGGCCGAGTTCGAAGTCACCCTGCTGCCCGACATGACCGTGATGGGCGCAGAACTCAAGAAATCCAGCGGTGTGGTGGCGTTTGACGACGCCGTGAAGCGCGCCATCCTGCGTGCAGGCCAGTATCCTGCACTGACGGCGGGCGCGGACTTCGGCAAGCTGCGCAAGCACACCCTCAAGTACCGCTTACGTGATGAATAG
- a CDS encoding DnaJ domain-containing protein, producing MTTRPQGKTYYAVLGIPPTANEAEIQRAYDELQKVVGEIIDPQQRAARLQQLQQAYETLMSPVRRSVYDASLQAGQAATIELSKAESVRTARQGGTPVWLMLGGTLLLAGFAFAGWKLWAKYAADREYRDTFRIAQRQADTLRAEAEHLIAREAEQTQRYAPASQDPDYEARRAQEARDRDYAAWTRQKGYEAESASRRAQYEAEMRASRAEREANQQEERSEREARHAQERVERERQYMLNKLINERRFDEARNIAKTSYELDRIRQMEK from the coding sequence ATGACGACCCGTCCGCAGGGCAAGACCTACTACGCCGTGCTGGGCATCCCGCCCACTGCGAACGAGGCTGAGATCCAGCGTGCCTATGACGAGCTGCAGAAGGTGGTGGGCGAAATCATCGACCCGCAACAACGCGCCGCGCGTCTGCAGCAATTGCAGCAGGCTTATGAAACCCTGATGAGCCCGGTGCGTCGTTCGGTTTACGACGCCAGTCTGCAAGCAGGCCAGGCCGCTACCATCGAGCTTTCCAAGGCTGAGTCCGTGAGAACGGCCCGTCAGGGCGGTACACCGGTCTGGCTCATGCTGGGTGGCACCTTGCTGTTGGCCGGGTTTGCCTTTGCCGGCTGGAAGCTATGGGCCAAATACGCCGCAGATCGCGAGTATCGTGACACCTTCCGTATTGCCCAGCGTCAAGCAGATACCTTGCGTGCCGAAGCCGAGCACCTGATCGCGCGGGAAGCCGAACAGACCCAGCGGTACGCGCCGGCCAGTCAGGATCCTGACTATGAAGCGCGCAGGGCCCAAGAAGCCCGTGACAGAGACTATGCCGCCTGGACGCGCCAGAAAGGCTACGAGGCCGAGTCTGCCAGTCGCCGGGCGCAGTATGAGGCGGAGATGCGAGCGTCTAGGGCCGAGCGGGAGGCCAACCAGCAAGAAGAGCGCAGCGAGCGCGAGGCCCGTCATGCGCAGGAGCGCGTCGAGCGTGAGCGTCAGTACATGCTGAACAAGCTCATCAATGAGCGCCGTTTCGATGAGGCCCGCAATATCGCCAAGACCAGCTACGAGCTCGATCGTATCCGCCAGATGGAAAAGTAA
- a CDS encoding CYTH domain-containing protein — protein MAQEIERRFLLKTDAWRGLAEGEWLKQGYLSVERERTVRVRIKGEQAWLTLKSNISNVSRHEFEYPVPLADAETILAAMCPMVVEKKRHRIPLNGHIWEVDEFFGDNAGLVLAEVELGSEDETYVRPDWLGEEVTEDPRYTNSHLSQHPWPTWSKA, from the coding sequence ATGGCGCAGGAAATCGAACGCCGCTTCCTGCTCAAGACCGACGCTTGGCGCGGGTTGGCCGAGGGCGAATGGCTCAAGCAGGGCTACCTCTCGGTCGAGCGTGAACGCACCGTGCGCGTGCGCATCAAGGGGGAGCAAGCCTGGCTCACGCTCAAATCGAACATCAGCAATGTGTCGCGCCACGAGTTCGAGTACCCGGTGCCGCTCGCGGATGCCGAGACTATCCTCGCCGCCATGTGCCCGATGGTGGTCGAGAAGAAACGGCACCGCATACCCTTGAACGGCCACATCTGGGAAGTCGATGAATTCTTCGGCGATAACGCCGGGCTGGTACTGGCCGAGGTGGAGCTCGGCAGCGAGGACGAGACCTATGTGCGCCCCGACTGGCTGGGTGAGGAAGTGACCGAAGACCCGCGCTATACCAATTCGCACCTGAGCCAGCACCCCTGGCCCACGTGGAGTAAGGCCTGA
- a CDS encoding arylesterase codes for MLRHAIALVLTLLVLACGAKVEYPRLAGGATVLAFGDSLTYGTGVQPAQSYPAVLQALISREVVNEGIPGNTTADGRARLAEALDAHAPKLLILCLGGNDFLRKQPEAETVAHLRAMLDLAKARGVPVLLVATPKPGLGLSVPDFYAELAQEYGVALEDEVLAEVLADRNLKSDPIHPNEAGYRQMAEAIAAALRETGAI; via the coding sequence ATGCTTCGCCACGCGATTGCCCTTGTCCTGACCCTGCTGGTGCTGGCCTGTGGCGCCAAGGTCGAGTACCCGCGCCTGGCTGGTGGCGCCACCGTGCTGGCCTTTGGCGATAGCCTGACCTACGGCACCGGCGTGCAGCCGGCACAAAGCTATCCTGCCGTGCTGCAAGCCTTGATCAGCCGCGAGGTGGTCAATGAAGGCATTCCGGGCAATACCACGGCAGATGGCCGCGCGAGGCTGGCCGAGGCGCTGGATGCACATGCGCCCAAGCTGCTGATACTGTGCCTGGGTGGCAACGACTTCCTGCGCAAACAGCCTGAGGCCGAGACGGTTGCCCATCTGCGCGCCATGCTCGATCTGGCCAAAGCGCGCGGCGTGCCAGTATTGCTGGTCGCCACGCCCAAGCCGGGGCTGGGCCTGAGCGTGCCGGACTTTTATGCCGAGCTGGCCCAGGAGTATGGCGTGGCGCTGGAAGACGAGGTGCTGGCGGAAGTGCTGGCCGACCGCAATCTGAAGAGCGATCCCATCCATCCCAATGAGGCAGGTTACCGGCAGATGGCCGAGGCAATTGCCGCCGCCTTGCGCGAGACCGGCGCAATCTGA
- a CDS encoding energy transducer TonB yields MNRLRAALAASLILILVLGACAKPLPPPAPLAPPVEPAPPVVVEPPPPPPPSREQLLGEYVDKVRRLIRGHMLYKPKTLPRGNPETLVQVVLGPDLRVRSVKTVKSSGVKAFDTAVRRAIEKAGRYPDMPAGLDPAPFQTHKIKYRLHDLI; encoded by the coding sequence ATGAATAGACTGCGTGCGGCGCTGGCCGCCTCCCTGATCCTGATCCTGGTGCTGGGCGCTTGCGCCAAGCCCTTGCCGCCGCCCGCACCTCTTGCCCCGCCGGTGGAACCTGCGCCCCCGGTGGTGGTCGAACCGCCACCTCCGCCGCCGCCCAGCCGCGAACAATTGCTGGGTGAGTATGTGGACAAGGTACGTCGTTTGATACGCGGGCACATGCTGTACAAGCCCAAGACCCTGCCCCGTGGGAATCCGGAAACGCTGGTACAGGTTGTACTCGGGCCGGATCTGCGGGTACGTTCGGTCAAGACCGTCAAATCCAGTGGCGTGAAGGCTTTCGATACGGCGGTGCGCCGTGCCATCGAAAAAGCCGGGCGCTATCCGGATATGCCTGCCGGTCTCGACCCCGCCCCTTTCCAGACCCACAAGATCAAATACCGGCTCCATGACCTTATCTAA